The Stratiformator vulcanicus genome has a segment encoding these proteins:
- a CDS encoding DUF1559 domain-containing protein — translation MRFHNGIRQSRVGFTLIELLVVIAIIAILIALLLPAVQQAREAARRSQCKNNLKQMALAMHNYHATHSVLPLTSFNLGSNPAPGTRHTGFSPQAQILPYLEQANLYDLIDFDEPLLNVALPPWATNLNTVHEVAARTRVDTFLCPSDPAQVLFDDGGTLYAGHNYMVNLGSGRVRSYYDSAPDPADLCDGLFYRGSRIKFRDITDGLSNTVLLAETTGGAKVGSIPGATAVTDVRTQMKRVDSDPPGGPLADDLWALPFDSADGRRGGSWIRGLGYFVYVTGFRGPNSPEPDVANHGNGLVTPRSYHTGGANLALADGSVRFVSDSVDLETFRNAFARDDGQVMGEF, via the coding sequence ATGCGTTTCCACAATGGCATACGACAATCCCGCGTGGGTTTCACTTTAATCGAGCTGCTCGTCGTGATCGCGATTATTGCGATCTTAATCGCCCTATTGCTTCCTGCAGTGCAACAGGCTCGTGAAGCTGCGCGGAGGAGTCAGTGCAAGAACAATTTGAAGCAGATGGCGCTCGCGATGCACAATTATCATGCGACCCACAGCGTGCTCCCGCTGACGAGTTTCAACCTCGGAAGCAATCCCGCACCGGGAACACGCCACACCGGATTTTCGCCACAGGCGCAAATTCTGCCGTATCTGGAGCAGGCGAATCTTTATGACTTAATCGACTTCGATGAGCCGCTGTTGAACGTGGCACTACCGCCTTGGGCGACCAACCTTAATACTGTTCACGAAGTCGCGGCCCGCACGCGGGTTGATACATTTCTCTGCCCGAGTGATCCGGCCCAGGTACTCTTTGACGATGGCGGCACACTCTACGCCGGTCATAATTACATGGTCAATCTCGGCTCGGGTCGCGTTCGGTCTTACTATGACTCCGCCCCGGACCCCGCCGACTTGTGCGACGGACTGTTCTATCGTGGCTCAAGAATTAAGTTTCGAGACATTACCGACGGATTGTCGAATACCGTGCTGCTTGCCGAAACCACCGGCGGAGCAAAGGTGGGATCAATTCCCGGTGCCACCGCCGTTACGGATGTCCGCACACAGATGAAGCGAGTCGATTCAGACCCTCCCGGTGGCCCGCTCGCGGACGACCTGTGGGCCCTGCCTTTTGACTCAGCGGACGGTCGCCGGGGCGGAAGCTGGATTCGCGGGCTCGGTTATTTCGTCTACGTGACCGGGTTCCGCGGGCCGAACAGTCCGGAACCCGACGTTGCCAATCATGGGAACGGTCTCGTCACGCCTCGTAGCTATCACACGGGCGGCGCGAACCTCGCGCTGGCGGACGGCAGCGTTCGCTTCGTTTCCGACAGCGTCGACCTCGAGACCTTCCGGAATGCCTTCGCGAGAGACGACGGCCAGGTCATGGGAGAGTTTTAA